From the genome of Uranotaenia lowii strain MFRU-FL chromosome 1, ASM2978415v1, whole genome shotgun sequence, one region includes:
- the LOC129738811 gene encoding putative inner dynein arm light chain, axonemal: MTERSIELQTTLVRYNNPVLVVKHVEKKEGPVDVAKEQTGRPGSGGAVIVDSPRETEEILNCILPPKTWEEDGQLWTQTVSSTPATRQDVINLQEMLDTRLQQTQARETGICPVRRELYTQCFDELIRQVTISCTERGLLLLRVRDEIAMSMEAYETLYCSSVSFGIRKALQAQEGKEKLQERILLLEKEKESLESSISDMRIKADQAERRNEELRASEEKKHAEEIAFLKKTNSQLKAQLEGIIAPKK; the protein is encoded by the exons atgacCGAACGAAGCATTGAGCTGCAGACAACTTTGGTGCGGTATAACAATCCGGTGCTGGTAGTCAAACATGTCGAAAAAAAGGAAGGTCCAGTGGATGTGGCTAAGGAACAGACGGGTCGTCCTGGATCGGGAGGGGCCGTCATAGTGGACAGTCCTCGTGAGACAGAAGAAATTTTGAACTGTATCTTGCCTCCGAAAACTTGGGAAGAGGATGGGCAGCTGTGGACACAAACTGTGTCCAGCACACCTGCCACACGACAGGATGTGATCAATTTACAGGAAATGCTGGACACCAGACTGCAACAAACACAAGCTCGTGAAACTGGAATTTGCCCTGTCCGAAGGGAGCTTTACACTCAGTGCTTCGACGAACTGATCCGACAAGTGACGATCAGTTGTACCGAGCGTGGTCTATTGCTGCTCAGAGTAAGGGATGAAATCGCCATGTCCATGGAAGCATATGAAACTCTTTACTGCAGCTCTGTCTCGTTTGGAATACGGAAGGCTCTGCAAGCGCAGGAGGGCAAGGAAAAACTACAGGAAAGGATTCTTCTCTTggagaaagaaaaagaaagttTGGAAAGCTCGATCAGCGACATGAGAATAAAGGCAGACCAAGCCGAAAGAAGAAATGAAGAGTTGAGGGCGTCCGAGGAGAAAAAGCACGCCGAAGAGATTGCATTCTTGAAGAAGACGAACTCTCAGTTGAAG gcaCAATTGGAAGGAATTATTGCTCCCAAGAAGTGA
- the LOC129738810 gene encoding electron transfer flavoprotein subunit alpha, mitochondrial, with protein sequence MFARNASSLIRSAQLRRFQSTLVVAEHNNETLNPITANAVTAAKKLGGDVTILVAGTKVGPVAEAAAKLNGVGKVLVAEGDAFNGLLAEAVTPLVLATQNQFKFTHIVAGASAFGKAVLPRIAAKLDVSPVSEIIDIKSADTFVRTIYAGNAIQTVKSKDPVKVITIRGTNFEAAGAGGSGAVEKAPEGSYKTDLTQYVSQELTKSDRPSLTAAKIIISGGRGMKSGDNFKMLYDLADKWGAAVGASRAAVDAGFVPNDLQIGQTGKIVAPELYIAVGISGAIQHLAGMKDSKTIVAINKDPEAPIFQVADYGLVADLFKAIPEINEKC encoded by the exons ATGTTTGCCCGAAATGCATCATCCTTAATCCGATCGGCTCAG CTACGTCGATTCCAAAGCACGCTGGTAGTGGCTGAGCACAACAACGAAACTCTGAATCCGATCACAGCGAATGCAGTGACGGCTGCCAAAAAGCTGGGCGGTGATGTGACGATCCTGGTGGCCGGAACCAAAGTTGGACCGGTTGCCGAGGCTGCCGCCAAGTTGAACGGTGTCGGCAAGGTCCTGGTAGCCGAAGGAGATGCCTTCAACGGGCTGCTGGCGGAAGCCGTCACTCCGCTGGTGCTCGCCACCCAGAACCAGTTCAAATTCACCCACATCGTGGCCGGGGCGTCCGCTTTCGGGAAGGCCGTGCTGCCACGAATCGCCGCCAAGCTGGACGTCTCGCCGGTGTCGGAAATTATCGACATCAAATCGGCCGATACCTTCGTGAGGACTATCTATGCAG GAAATGCCATCCAAACGGTGAAATCCAAGGACCCAGTGAAAGTGATTACCATCCGTGGAACGAACTTCGAAGCAGCGGGCGCCGGTGGAAGTGGAGCCGTCGAGAAAGCCCCGGAGGGTTCCTACAAGACTGATCTGACGCAATACGTCAGCCAGGAGCTAACGAAATCGGACCGACCCTCGCTGACGGCTGCCAAGATCATCATATCCGGTGGACGTGGAATGAAATCGGGTGACAATTTCAAAATGCTGTACGATCTGGCCGACAAGTGGGGCGCTGCCGTTGGAGCTTCGCGTGCCGCCGTCGATGCCGGCTTTGTGCCAAATGACTTGCAAATCGGCCAGACCGGTAAAATTGTGGCCCCGGAGCTGTATATTGCGGTGGGCATTTCTGGAGCCATCCAGCATCTTGCCGGTATGAAGGATTCCAAAACGATCGTTGCGATCAACAAGGACCCAGAGGCACCAATCTTCCAGGTGGCCGATTATGGTCTGGTAGCAGACCTGTTCAAGGCTATCCCGGAAATCAATGAGAAATGCTAG